GTGTTTATATGCATTTCATGGTATTTTGCGCTGTCCCCGGCGTTATCAGCGCACGCAGTCAGGTTGATTCCCATGTTCACCGCCGGTGACAGGGACGGCTCTGCCCGAGGTGTGGGTAAGGGCGGCCGCTGCCCTGAGCAGCACAAGCTTCCTCTCGTCTCCTGGGCGGGAGGAGGGAGATTCAAAGCAAGTGCTTTGAAATTCCCTGAACCAAAACGAGCTTTAGGAAGCAGCCTTTTACTGCCGCTCTGGAAAGGTGCTTGAACTTTAGTTGAAGGGGATTTGGGAGGGAATAGAGAGGCGATTCCAACAGTTACTACTGGGAATGCAATATTGGGTCCCCTACAATGCTTACTTAGGCTAATGGAGGTCCTGTCATTCAGCTCCCATTGCGCTGGGATACAGGGTAAACATTTCCCGGTGACCCTCTGCATGCAGGTCCCCTCTTCAGGACATCATTAAAAGCATACATGCACTTGCCTGACATCAGTTGTCAGGCTCGCTCTCAGGGTTCAGAGATCCCgacagaaagcaggaaaacaagCTCAGTGGAGACCCGACTCTGCTGCTGCGGGCTTTAAAGAGGCTGAAAATCGTTTGGTTGCGGGCGCGTAAGAAGGGACAAAAGTGCTCAGCAGGTAAGAGCAGAGGGTTTTTGCCAAGAAGGAACTGTCCTTGATCGCTGTGACAGGATTGACTCGCTGGGGACTCCTCTCTCGGGAGCATCCACGCGTCTCCGAAGGGGCTGCCTGTCTCCTCTCATCAGCATCACGGAGAGAAATTTTACAGCCGCTCTTTCTAGTCCTGCTAATCCTGTTAGCCGTGTGGTTATAAATATTAACGCCGCTGAGGCTGGGGATGGGGGACCACATTAAGGCCTCTCCGAAGTAAGATGTCAGCCAGCCTCTTCCCAGCCCACCAGCGACCGGGGCTCTTGGATGAGCTGCACGGCAGAGCACATCAAATGCCGTGCCCGGAGGGGCTGCTGGACGCCTCGGTGCTGGACTTTGTGGCCGACCTCTCCCTGGGCGCACCAGAAgggcccccgcgggccgggccgagccTGGGGCTCTACGAGTTCCCCCCCGGGCCTCCTTTCGGGGGCAAAGCCCTGTCCCTCCGGGAGGGAATGGCCAGGGGGCTGCCCCTGGCTGCCTTCGGGGAAGGAGATCCCGAAGACGacgaagaggaagaggaggagggggagaggatgCAGAGCGCTTCCCTCTTGGACCGGCCTAAGAGAAAGCGGGTTATCACCTACGCCCAGCGCCAGGCTGCCAACATACgggagaggaagaggatgttCAACCTCAACGAGGCGTTTGACCAGCTGAGGAAGAAGGTCCCCACCTTTGCCTACGAGAAGAGGCTCTCCCGGATAGAGACGCTCCGCCTGGCCATAGTGTACATCTCCTTCATGACTGAACTCCTGGACAGCTGCAACAGGCAGGAGGGCAGCTAGGGAGTGCGGGGCCCGGGCGCGCAGCGCGGCAGGGCCCGGGCGCGCAGTGGGCAGCgagggcggggggcgccgccgggcaccgggcgCCCCTTCCCCTGGGCACACAGCGGGAGGCGCCTTGCTTGGCTTCCTGCACCGCAGCGTGGATGAGGCACCTGTGGACTCCAAAACGAGGAGTACTGGGGCAGTGTGCTGttggagggggcgggggggggggggggaagaaggagggagaggtCCAGTATCTGCAGATTTTCTAATATATATACAATAAAATTTGcaatgggaagaaagaaagaaaaaatacagggtTGGGGGCCTTCTGGTTGTTGTTGCTTCGCTCGCTTGCTTGCTTTAAAATTCTGCAGCTTGCTGCCTTCGAGCAGGGGTCGGACGGGGCAGGAGAGGTGGTCCCGTTTGTGGAGCGGCTTTCGAGCGGATTCAGTTGCCTGCTGAGCTGCCTTCCAGGGACTAGAAAAAGCTCCGCGTGTGCATTTTAGCCTAgcggtttttgtttttaaaaaataaacaactccCTTTTCTTTGAAATCCAGCCTGACAAGTCCATGCCGTGTATCACAGGGCGAGTAAAGTGGAACATCTGGACAGAACGGTTTGCTGTCAGGATTTTCTTCTAGGGACCAGTTTTGTCCTTGCTTGTGAGCGTTCAATACTATTGCTAGTGCGGAGCAGAAGCGCTGCAGAAGGAGGAGGGCACGATGCCGTGCGGGATGGCGGTGGAAATGCCAGCAGCACGCCAAGCCGCGCTGGAAAGTCCCCGGAGAAGCGGAAAGGTGGGAGCGACAGGAGCCTGCGTGGAAGAGATCTGTGCCCCTCGTGCGAAAGCAAACTCAGAGGCTTGTGGGCTTTGATTTTGAGTGGGTCGGGCAGAGCCATTCTTTCCCTCTGGACATTTTCCCCTAAGCCCCTTCACGTTTCATTGCtgggagaagaaaataataattaataataataataatagtaataataataatgatgacgTTAAAATGCCGGAGAAGGAGGGACGGAGGGGGAGGAAGCCCCGGCCGGCCGTACCCTGGGGATGGAGATCCCTGACGGGGCTCCGCCTGCGCGGACGGGGCGCAGGTCCGGGGTGAGTCGTTATTTTGGCATAGGAAATACACCAAATACATTAAATATCGATCACTTTACTGGTGCCTCGCAGGCCGGTTGTTAGCGGGGGCAAGCGCGGCAGCGAGGGGTCCgtgctgggagcggggccggTGGCCGAGGCCAAGGGGCCCCGCGGTGCTGGCCGGCGCCGCTGGCCCTGCGCGGGCAGCCGCGCTCCCGCGGGGCTGGCGGAGAAGCGctgcgcgcccccgccgcgcgcccccgccgccggctgtgcccccccctcgccgccgccgccgccgggcaaagccgcggcccccgccggggtTTGCAGTGCGGCGTGGCAGCAGCCTGCGCGGGGCCTAGCGCAGCCTTCGCTGCGGCTCCGGACTCTCCCAGGCAGCGCAGCGGTTCAGCGCGGCGTCGCAGCGCGGATTCTTATCTCCGCTACGTATAATCGTCGTGATACTAGCCAGGTCAGCAGAGTTACCCTGGATCTTACCTAAGATCTAAATCCAGCCCTGGTATCTCTCTGATTTCTTCCCTCATGCTTTTGCTAGCTTATGTGAcgattcttcttctttttctcattccATTCACTTTAGTATCACTGTCATTAATTATCTAATACCCTATATTAATGGTCTGATATTCTCTTTCACTTGTTTCCTTGGATCCCCTTTCCACTTGTTTTTGTTGACCTTCCTGACTCCATACAATGCATCTGCTCTCTGGTTGtcagaatgctttttttccaagaggCGGTCAGACAGTTAACACAGCTGGATACTCTCTAGAAGCTGGGGTGTTTcacctcttcagatttttttgaagCTGGGGTGTTTcacctcttcagatttttttgtcttgtttttttgctaaaaataaaatgagaaaaaggaacTAAGAATTAACAATGTTCCAACATCAACAACTGTTCACACGACCCAGATGCATTTTACTGTTGCCATTGTGTCAGGCAAAAAGACAAATTCTTTAAGGACACTGCAATGTGCAATTCAGTGTTCATTTCTTAACATTATTTCTCCACAACCTCTATATAACTATGCTTTCACAGGACGATTATatatcttttcatattttttcttgccCATGCCACTGGATAAAATTAGAGCTCCATAACACTCTCAGTCTTAAGTTAAGAGATTCATAATGTAAACATGTCTGTAACAGATAATTCAGAAATTATTGGTTTTCTCTTCTTGGTTTAATAACAAAACATTGGAATGTGTTCAAGATCCAAGTTTTTCCATATTTGTGTTAAAGActacagagaagcagaaagaaaatgttacattttatttttaaatatgaatcaaAATCTGAATCCTACATTATAAATTCTGATTTGAAATGGTCGCTGGAAATTTTACAGCAGTAATACAGAACGGTAGTGACATTCTTATTTAAGCCACTTTCTCTAAAAATTGTATAGTATACctattatttctaaaaatagaagTATACCCTTCTGCCTGTACATAGCTCAGTGAAACAGCGGAGTACCATACCCACCATCAGCTTCCCCACGAGGATGTATATAAAGTCCTGGGAGCTCACTCTGCTAAGAAACATAATGCAATTTTGGAAACACTGCGGACAGGTATCTCGCTGGCTGACAAGAGAGGGGGCTCTATCCTCCTCTCATCCCCGACAAAATAGGATGGCAGCCACGAGAAGTCAGTAAAACCCTCACCCTAATGAAGTGAGGGGCAAAACTGCTGCTACCTTCGGTGAGGCTAGGGTTTCACGCACTGTAGTTAGCTTGCTCAAAAGCGCTGCTGCCACCAAAGCTGAAGCCAGTCGCAGTTCCCGGCCTCCCTAAAGCACCATGCCATTATCACCGCATTAAGAACAAAAACTGACAGTGTCAATTACTTCTGGAAAAAGATAATAATGGGGTTTTTAAAGCCTTAAAGCTGTTTGAGCCTATCCCATTTTTAGATCCTGTTCTGAGGCGGGTTTGTTTATATTCTCTTTGCCCACTGAAGGCTGCCTTTCGGGAGAAAGTTGAGGTCCCTTGAAGTTATCAAGTTACGATTAGTATTCAGACACGTAAACCAAATAATAAGTCTAAATGAAATCATATTTGAGAAACATTACCAAGCTTTCTCAGAGAAGTACAAATAATCAAACGATTTTACAATCTATAGTCAGACTGATCTTGTTTTACAGCTTCTCAACCAGAAAGTAGATTTAGGCAAATTAGTGctggaaacagaacaaaatattatGATAGCATTGCAAACTCCTGCATCCACATTTTGACCAGCTACTACAGCCCCATGATTGGTGTTTATTATCGCATTTGTCAGCGTTTCCATTATAAACACACTAGTGTGGAGGGTTTATAACTCAGCTATAAAAATTCCCTCCAGGATGAAACTTGATAAGTGAAGTCTTAGTccaacagcacttttttttttccttttacaaactttaaaataaattagtttttgaAGTCATGGGGGTATGAAGCAAAAGCGATGGAAAAGagtttttgatttatttttgttctccTTCAGATCAGTGGTGTTTCTCAAAGAGATTTTCTATGCAGCCCTTTTGGTCCTTTCAATGAATTTGGACCTTttgattttcttaaaattaaaaatagttgaGATACTGAGGCTTAAAATGTGGCTGTTGTGCATACCGAGTTCCCGTTTTCATAAGAATTTGTTGTTTTTACTAGACTTGAATCCTACCTATCCACAACAATGACAACCATGCTCTCCTGTTACATATACACCAGAACAGTTACAAGGACGCCTAGGTATGCTGAATATAATCTAtctgcagttcagaaaaaaatgttgcatttttctaaaaaGTTGCTGAATTTAATCAGTCCAGAGTACTCTGTCATGTGAATAGTTGTTCCCTTCTGTGATTTCAAAAAGAGAGATAAAGACCCTCCTGCTGATTTGACTCTCTCCTAAGCTCTGAAACCAGAAAGTTAATAATTGTCCATGTTATTTCCAGTTCCATCTTGTCTTACTCCAAACCTTACAGGGATTCAAAGAAAGGTACTGCTTTTTATGGTTTTCCacacaggaagaagaaaatctgtgtgGAGGGTCTTCACCATACATAGATGAactgagagaaagaggagaagtTAATTCAGAtgctgatatttcttttttcttattttttttgtttcttctactTACTGTAGCATCTTTAACTTCGTTAGCGAATTCTGGCCTTTGAAAGTTACACTGTTATCAAAGAGTGGTGAATATAGCACAAAAGTACAATAATAAATAGTCCACACCAAACACCATCACTGCTTCAAGAATTCAGGCTTCCATGGGACAGACAATCTTTCTGGGCTGGATAAAAAGATAATTTAGCGAAGGTTTTCAAAAAATACAGTGCCTTAGGATCATTCATTTTCTGTATGATCAACATGAGATACTACGTTAAGGTCCCAGTTGTCCAAAGGTCAGTGATGAAAGCAGTAAGGCCCTTAAAAAGTCCTGATACCACCTATAAATATCAGCTGTTATCCTGGTTTTCTGTGGTGAAATGAAGGAGTGTAGCAAAGCTAGCCATTTTCTCTTCAGCTGTGACTGCACATAACAACTGCATTCAGTGCTGCTGGAAAACCCCAGTGTATTTTATAGCGCCCTGACAATCTTCCGCCAGCTGCCGTGTCCTGTGCAGGCCTACCTTTCTGTGGAAACCCGGACGGAAAGGTGTCACTGCGCAGTGTGAGGAGGAGCCACCGGGCCTTGCTCCCGCAGCCGTGGAACCGCTGGAACAGGTCACGCTGTCTCCACAGACTGTTTCTGAGGCACACCTCCAGCTGCAAAAAATACCCACCATAATACATACAGTGAGTGATTACAGATATAAAGAGAAGTTTTCCAATAAACAGAAATTTCTGCAAGTGCAAGCAAAGCCCCAGCATagccttgccccccccccccaaactgagAGCTCATGGCTCTTTGAattctcctcccacccctccaCTGCTCCGCTCCTCTCTCAGCTGGTGAACAGagggcccctgcaacacaaagaATGTAtcctttaaaaacacatttatttgaagAATGAACACAAAACCTGGTAAAGCTAGATCCAGCCACAGCACATCAGATTTCATGTTGCAGTAGTGTGCTATATTTTCTATTAAGGCTGGCGCCAGTGATCACATTCTGCCATTCAGTCCACCCTGTGTGGTTGTATATTTGCTTAATGAGGATCTGAAATCAGCTCCTTCACTTAACCGACAGTCTGCCAGAATTATGCCATCTTTCCAAATGCAGAGATCATATGATCCATCTGTTGTCTGCAGCCATGCAAATGGAAACACTTTCCAAAGAGAAATGTGGGTTGGCCCCAAATGTATATAATTACCCAAATGCTGAAGTGTTTCAGATGTTTCAAGGTGCTCTTGGACCTGATCTTGGCCATCTAAGCTCCTATGAAGTCTTTTAGAATAATGTACATAACTGAGGCATGGAGTTGGCAGGAAATTTTCTGAGTAcaggaataatttaaaaattattcttaaataaCTATGAGCTGAATCAGAGATTTAAGACTAAGGAATATCATTTGGTAGATTTGGGAGTGCTTACACTTTTAAATTGTTCACATTTTTTGTTCTTAATAATATTATCACATATTaagcaaaaaaaagtaaaggatAGCCCTTCAGTGAATTTATCGGAAGATGCTTTAATCTATTTTTAGTCATATTTTAATGATATGCCAAAACACTGTAGCAACTCTGTAGCATCCTTGAATTTTGTACTGCAAACCACCAGATGCAAGAGAAGTTGTAGGATGGTGAACTACAgtcatggaaaagaaagaaaaagatgactgAGAGACTGTGAAATGAAGGGCTATCTGAAATCCTTCCCTGCCTTACTTGAAGACACGTGGAATTCATTTCATCCTACATCTGAGCCAGTTTAAATTTTCTTCACAGATACCTTGGATGTTGCCAAATATGATTAAACTGATAGTTTAGATCCTCATCAGGTGCCACCTCCTTGACACACAGAACCCAAATTTTAATCATGAGCAAATGAAGCTTTCACAAAAGGACTGATAACTATGACTTGAACTAATAAACCAGACCTCAGTCAGACGGAACAGGCAGTTCAAGTCCTTTTGCTGAAAACGCCTTTACCAGTATAAAGGTAATAAATTTGGAGGCATATCATTTCCAAAAACGTAGACATTCATCATATTCTCTTTGAAAGTGGTAAAAACACGAATATTTAGTGTCCTATTGTCCAAATCCCTTGATGGACCAAATGCATAAGCCAGTTCTCTGACTGGAGAGCATTGTGGAGTATAGAGTCAGTATTTTTACTTCCAAACTGAAAAGGCTTACTGAGTTGTTAAGAATGGTGCAGAAAGTAAAAAGCTCTAGTGAAGTTTCTTTCAAGTCTACTTTCCTTCCCAAAAGACAATTTCATGAAGCTGCAGTTCATTAGAATTATTTATTGGGAGGGTCTTATGAAATTCTTCCATACCCACACAAACACCCAATATTATTCCAAAGATTCAGAGTATCCTTAGGGATGGAAAGAGGTGGCTTTATGCTCAAAGTCTTTTCATTTACTGAAAACAGCCATTGACATATTTTCAAATGCTGGGAAGTCTGCACAGAGAATGGTAAAGCTTATCTTGCAGCAGCAGTGTGGAAACATCAGCTGCACTGTGGAGGTTTCCTCATCAGGGatgtctgaggggaaaaaaatgagctaCATTGGCTGTGAGCTTTCTCTACTGTATGCATAGTGTTGCTACACCTGTATGTCACTACTCTCCTGTATTTATATTGTATCTGGGATGTTGCTATGCTGCTGTGTTACTGGGGAGCAGCTAACACACTCTCTCCAGTTTTGGTGTCCTTGCAATAGCACCTAATGCAATGTGGATTTCACATACCATTTTTGATGCTCTTGAGCAAAGTTTAATGGCAACTTTTTGTcatataatattttaatttgtcatataatattttaaaaacctctGTGACAGGGAGCAATGGAAATCTTTTTTGCCTCAATGAACAGCTTGGGAGGGCTATGTATGAAGAAATGCAATAGCTTCCACAGCTACAAGGAATGAAAAAGCATGATCTTCTATCTCTTTATAGCAGTATAGTTTGCTCCTGATCTACACTCGGTCTGTGAGAGTAGGAAGGGCTGTTCCTTGCAGTGATGGCCAAATGACTCTAttgccttcttccctcctctctgcGTGCTTTTGGTTTGACCGTATATCCTTCATGTGAGCAATTATGAACCACCTCCTCCTTTCATTGCACATCTGATTTAGTGTTAAGAACTTGATTTCCTAACTGAGTAGCTAATCTTAAAAcatggcttttttcttcttttttggatAAAATTTTCTACCCATAGTGAATTCTGTGTGGAAATGTTAAGGCTCAGACAGTTAACCTGCCAGCTACACTAACAAATCAGGTAGTTTGACATCTAGACCAGATAATTCGTTCCCGCAATGAACTAATGACATGAAACCATGGATGGAAGGATTTGGTGTTGCAAAATTCTACCTGCCAAATAGGAAGCTATGTTGTCCTCTTGCAAGAGACAGCCTCGTCTGGAATGCTGCTCCAAAAATGAGAATCTGGCAGCTGTTTCACTTTGTGCAGTAACTGACACAGTGTTATAGGAAAGAAGATGTAGAAAACTATCTTAGCTGATTGAAATCAAGCCAAATGATACTATGCCATACCACAGTCACTCAATTACATACATTGCCTGTAGATAAAGTTGTAGTTACCCATAGTGGAATCTGGCCAAAAGACAACATCGTGAGTCTTTCCAAGACACTAAAGGATTTTCACTGACCAAAAGTTCAGCATGTTGGCTGATAATAACTAGGTTGAAGGCCATTTGGGGATAACCAAAATAGATCATAAATGTCACTGTAGCTAGCTGTATGGCTGTAAGCCATTGCAATATAATTGATCAAACTTATATCTGTCTGAAAGGAATGATGACCGTTTTATTGTCTTGCATCAAATAATCCCCATTCAGCAAAAATTCCAAGAGAGTTACTTCATTCAAAGTAAGCAAACATCTGATACAATGACTAAAGGGAAGCAGTGCAGTAAATGCTGTGAGGTTGGAATTTGCATctatattttccttcttcttttaaaaggcaTATTGTTGACCACTATATATTGCTGCAGGATTATGAACTCAAAGTATAAACTCCACAGTTTCATAAGAAGTCTTTGCTATATTCTTCTGCACATCCTCTGCTTTTTAATTAATTGCAACATCTGTCACTGAGAGCTGCATTCTCCCATTTGCAAAGTGTGTAACACCAAAGAATAACATTAGATCAGACATTAGAAAACCTCATAATCTGCTTGAATATAAACTGAGACATAAAACTGGATGAAGTTTAGAGTCAGGAGAATATTTTGGAATGAAGCCTCTGCTCTGACTTTGAAAATCTGGGCCATATTTTACTGTTTAGGGCCCAGACTCTATATATGTACCACTGAACTCAAATCCTCTTTGCACTTACTAGGACAACATACTTTCACAACAACATTTCTGCCATGCAGCAAAATGTGGATGTttttaagactgaaaagaaatCACAACTTTCATacaaaggattatttttaattatagaaAATTCCACAAATTCATCTAAGGAACAATCACTGACCCTTTACTCCAAAAGCAGCCTCTCTTAAATATTTCTCTCTATTCAACAATACTTTCAGGCTGGACCTATTTTCATGTTTATGTTATTTAAAGTTTAATTGATCCATCTTAGGGCTTGATCCAAAGTCTGCTGAAACAGTCCCTTTGACTTCAAAGGGTTCTGGAACAAGTTCTTAATGAAGGCAAACATAAATGTTCTAAAAGGAGAAACAAGTATTTCTCTGCTTCTGAGATTAACAATTTTTAGTGCTGCAAGGTCACACAGTAGACTTTGGCATGAGAATATGTTTGGTATAGATACTTTTCAAGGCAGAAGCAGGAGCAGTAAGGTATTTTACAATACAGCATACAGATTGCTTGCCTGGATGTCATAGATAGAtaaaatagatagatagatagatagatagatagatagatagataataCACATGAGcagtgtgtctctgtgtgtgtttgtgtgtgttttactACGTTAATTTACATTAGCATGTGAATAAAACACTGCCTTTTCTGAAAAAATGCACTAGGACTTCTGTAACCAAGATTTGTGTTCTAGATTTGCTTCTTTGTATGACCTGTTATACGACCTTTGGTTAGTTATTAAAACTAGGGCATGGTCCTATGAACAAGTCAATCTCCAGTGAGCAAGGCACCCTGGCTAATTAATCATCATCCTGTTCTCTACAAGAGGTGCTATAATGTGTGGTAGATCTTTAGGCATCACAGTGTATATGACAGAATAATTATAACCTCCCCATTTAGAAAGAAATGTGTAGACCATTATTCCACCCTGACAGCCTTCTCTGAAGGAAAATGCAACTTGACAGAGAGTGAAATACACCCCTGCTCTCTCAAAAGTACTCTAGCACTAGCAAGCAATAAGATGTCCTTAGAGCCAAGGTAACTGTGGAAAGTATGAGATGGGTGTTCATTTCTGTGAACTTTCCCCCTCTAGGCTCCCCTCCTCTGTAGAGCTATAGTCAGCCCCTGTGTGGTctctgggtgggaggaggaggaggtggacaGGTTCCAGCTTCCAGGCCTGGCATCCAATCAGGCTACCaatcaaaaaaacattttcatttgcctAGGAGAGCATATGTGTATGTTAGGATGACCTTCCAGGCCCTTTCCCTCACGCTATGCTTTGCTGTCTGCCTTAGAGGTGAAAGAGACCCTATTACCATGCCTAATGAACTCCTGTGGGGTCGTCTGAGTCACTGTTGTTTCTCACATGACCCTTTTCTTCAGCTTCCTCTCTGAGATCCCAAGTGCAGCTGTTAGTCAAAAGGAGACCACACTGATCAGGGACCACTGGGGATCTTTCCCCAGGCTACAGACACTGCTAACCAGGGAAGGGCCTGCTTGAACGCTGCAATTCTGACTCTAGGAGTCTATCATGAATCGCGGGAGCTGTGAGAAGGGGTTGAGTCCACCCCTAGGAAGCAGGCTTTGTGGAATGCTTTATCCATCATCTGTGCCTGGGTTACTCCCTCCCCCACcttggaagaaaaagcagagttTGTGGCTAAAAAGGCCTAAGGTTTTATGGAGTTTCTGTGGGCCAAGTGTATTGAAAGATTGAACACATAGATTTGAGTAATGTGTGGGAGCAAGAAGAATACAAAGAAGGTATATTTACATAGTTCAGGAAAGATGGAAGAGAtggaaagtcaaaaaaaaaatcaaaggagttGAAATAGCAAATAAGCTCCATTATTAATATAAATAACTATTATCCCCTGGAGTGTAGATAAGCTTGTTTTACTAAGCAGTCTTTTCAGCTTTAGACATGAAAccacaaaaataaaacccagagCCGTAATTAGGGGCAGAGCTGCACAACAGCATTAGATATGCTGATCTCTTGTGGTGGGAAGGACTTGTCTTCCCTGCAGTGCAGGAGAGGCTTCCACTCAGGCTTCCACCGAGGTACTCATGCTGTGCTTAAAGACCCCCATCCACTGTCATGAATTAACTCTGGAgctgaaaaaaaacatatttaaataaaatattttatattaaaacacATGTTGCTAATAATTTTGGATCTTAATTTATTAGGACGTCTGTCTCCTATATGGGATTGGTTGTGTGATAATGAGGACATAGGTATTTCCTGGCCTTGCACTGAGGAGAAAATCGGCCAGAAAGACTAAACCCAATCCAAACCAGAGCAGACCCAAGGTGCAGAGCCGCGcagcgctccccgccgccggcccgggcccCCAGGAGCGGGGAGAGCGAGGCGAGCCGTGGGCCCAGGCGCCCGGGTGCGCTCCGGACAGGGTAGGTGCGCTAGGAGCAGCATGACTTCCCTTCAGAGAGGGCGAAAAAGCCCTTGTCACATACTCCTGTGCCAGAAAGCCGTTATGACTTCAGCTCAAAGATCACATCACAGCTCTAGACcgagcttaaaaaacaaacaaaccattgCAGTCATTCTGACAGGGAAGCTGGTTCACTGAACAATTCCCATGATGTCTTCCCCCTTTCAAGAGCTTTAAAACGAAGCAAGaggcaaagcaggaaaaaacctGCGGCCGTGTCTCCGTGGAGGGTCGGCGTGCCGGCCTGCCCTCCGCCCGGAGCagcgggctgccccggcccggccccgcgacGCCGGCAGCAGCACTCCTCGGGCGTGAGTTTCTGCGAACGAGAAG
This Dromaius novaehollandiae isolate bDroNov1 chromosome 2, bDroNov1.hap1, whole genome shotgun sequence DNA region includes the following protein-coding sequences:
- the FERD3L gene encoding fer3-like protein: MSASLFPAHQRPGLLDELHGRAHQMPCPEGLLDASVLDFVADLSLGAPEGPPRAGPSLGLYEFPPGPPFGGKALSLREGMARGLPLAAFGEGDPEDDEEEEEEGERMQSASLLDRPKRKRVITYAQRQAANIRERKRMFNLNEAFDQLRKKVPTFAYEKRLSRIETLRLAIVYISFMTELLDSCNRQEGS